Proteins encoded within one genomic window of Ammonifex degensii KC4:
- the speE gene encoding polyamine aminopropyltransferase has translation MELWYTENQNDDLRFSCRVTRTLHVEKTPFQHLAVLETPCFGRVLVLDGIVQTTVWDEFMYHEMIAHVPLNTHPRPEKVLIIGGGDGGTAREVVRHPKVKSAVMVEIDERVIAVSRQYLPELSQGLDDPKLELRIEDGIEYVTKHPGEYDVILIDSPDPIGPAKGLFGRQFYEGVAAALKEDGLFVAQTESPLFNADLIAEIYRNLREIFPIVRLYLTYVPTYPGGMWSFTLASKKYDPLEVKPEDIPPLSYRYYNAEIHRAAFALPQFLQEILRRA, from the coding sequence GTGGAGCTCTGGTACACCGAGAACCAGAACGACGACCTGCGCTTCAGCTGCCGGGTGACCAGGACCCTGCACGTGGAGAAGACTCCCTTTCAGCACTTAGCCGTGTTAGAAACCCCTTGCTTTGGTCGGGTACTGGTGCTGGACGGTATCGTGCAGACTACGGTGTGGGATGAATTCATGTACCACGAAATGATCGCCCACGTCCCCCTCAACACCCATCCCCGGCCGGAGAAGGTGTTAATCATCGGGGGAGGGGACGGCGGCACAGCCCGCGAGGTGGTACGGCACCCGAAAGTTAAAAGCGCGGTGATGGTGGAGATCGACGAACGGGTGATCGCAGTTTCCCGGCAGTACCTGCCAGAGCTCAGCCAGGGGCTGGACGATCCCAAGCTGGAGTTGCGGATCGAGGACGGCATCGAGTACGTGACCAAGCACCCGGGAGAGTACGACGTGATCCTCATCGACTCTCCCGATCCCATTGGTCCGGCCAAGGGGCTCTTCGGGCGCCAGTTCTACGAGGGGGTGGCGGCGGCGCTGAAGGAAGACGGGCTTTTCGTAGCCCAGACCGAGTCCCCCCTCTTCAACGCTGATCTCATAGCCGAGATTTACCGAAACTTAAGGGAAATCTTCCCCATAGTGCGGCTTTACCTTACCTACGTGCCCACTTATCCGGGAGGGATGTGGAGCTTCACCTTGGCCTCCAAGAAGTACGACCCGCTGGAGGTGAAGCCAGAGGACATCCCGCCTCTCTCTTACCGTTACTACAACGCCGAGATCCACCGTGCTGCCTTTGCCCTTCCGCAATTCCTGCAAGAGATTTTGCGCCGGGCGTAA
- the speB gene encoding agmatinase: MEVRSHTFLGAGEDYEGAKVVLVGAGLDVTVCFRPGTREGPCAIRHLSQCLEEYSLDLEGDLREIPFCDLGDIELPLGHVESALEAIEGVVSRLVGEGKLPVLLGGEHLVSLPAIKAVHRYYPDLVVLHLDAHADLRDEYLGTPLSHATVMRRVAEILGPGRVYQLGIRSADREELDFAREWTRLYRHEVFHPFQTVRPELEGKPVYLTLDIDVVDPAFAPGVGTPEPNGITPAELLKTIHTLEGLQLVGVDVVEVNPAFDRAGLAPLLAAKVIRELLIIWARAEGSPGV, translated from the coding sequence ATGGAAGTAAGAAGCCATACCTTTCTGGGGGCCGGAGAAGACTACGAAGGGGCAAAGGTGGTGCTGGTGGGGGCGGGGCTGGACGTGACCGTGTGCTTCCGGCCGGGGACGCGGGAGGGTCCCTGCGCCATCCGCCATCTGTCCCAATGCCTGGAAGAATATAGCCTGGATCTGGAAGGGGATTTGCGCGAAATCCCTTTCTGCGATCTGGGAGACATAGAGCTGCCGCTGGGACACGTAGAAAGCGCCTTGGAGGCGATCGAAGGAGTCGTTTCCCGGTTGGTAGGAGAAGGCAAGCTCCCCGTGCTTTTAGGAGGAGAGCACCTGGTGTCCCTGCCGGCCATTAAGGCCGTCCACCGCTACTATCCGGACCTGGTGGTTTTGCACCTGGACGCCCACGCCGACTTACGCGACGAATACCTGGGGACGCCCCTTTCCCACGCCACGGTGATGCGGCGGGTGGCCGAAATTCTGGGGCCGGGGCGCGTTTACCAACTGGGGATACGCTCGGCCGACCGGGAGGAGCTCGACTTCGCCCGGGAGTGGACGCGCCTCTACCGACACGAGGTCTTTCACCCCTTCCAAACGGTGCGGCCGGAACTGGAAGGCAAGCCGGTCTACCTCACCCTGGACATCGACGTGGTGGACCCGGCTTTCGCTCCCGGCGTGGGGACGCCGGAGCCCAACGGGATCACCCCGGCTGAGCTTTTAAAGACCATCCACACCTTGGAAGGTTTGCAGCTAGTGGGGGTCGATGTGGTGGAGGTCAATCCGGCCTTCGACCGAGCGGGTCTGGCTCCTTTACTCGCAGCCAAGGTCATAAGGGAGCTCCTCATAATCTGGGCGCGGGCGGAAGGCAGTCCTGGTGTTTAA